The Cryobacterium roopkundense sequence CTTCCAGGGACGAGCTGCTGAAGCCGCTCCCGCTGAAGACGCCGCCGGCGACTCCGATGCAGGTGCGCCTGCGCGTCGACCTTGCGGATTCATAGCCGCCGATCTGGCGGCGGCTCACGCTTCTGTCGGATCTGACACTCGATGTGTTTCACGACGTGCTGCAGACCGCTTCCGGCTGGACCGACAGCCACCTGCACCGCTTCACCCTGCCCGGAGAGCCCTTCGGCCACCACACGCAGGGGATCCTCACTCCGTTCGACGTCGAAGAAGGCGACGAGGGCACGTTGGAGAGCGAGCTGCGCATCGATCAGCTTCTGGCGGAGTCCGGCGATTCACTGCTCTATACCTACGATTTCGGCGACCAGTGGGCGCACACGATCATGTTTGAAGAGATGCTGCCGCTGACTACCCGGAGCAGCGGGACACCGCCTGGGCGATGGGCTTGCACGGGTTCGTCGACCAGGTCGATGTCGACGAGATCAACCGCGGCCTCGAACGCCTGGCCGGGTCTGAGACGGCGCTCATCCGGCTGCGTCAGCACACAGTCGCCGCTTGCTCTTCTTATCGCGGGGGTGGGGGAGCAGGCGCAGGAACATGCGCTGTGGAGGAGCTTCGCCAACATGTATTACCATGCACGGTAAGAACTATGATTGATGCATGCGAATCACATCGAAAGGCCAAGTGACCATCCCACAGTGGATACGCGAGCGCCATGGGCTCATGCCGCAAACCGATGTCGACTTCACGGAGCGAGACGGCATGGTAATTCTCGCGCCGGCGGCCACGGCCTCGAAGCCCGATCGCGCCGACCAGCTGCTCGAACGGCTGCGGGGATCCGCTCAGAAGTCTCTGACGACCGACGAGATCATGCACCTGACGCGTGCCTACGACGATGACTGAGTCGCGTGGATTTCTCGTCGACTCCAACGTATTGCTCGACATCATCACTCGGGATCCCGTGTGGTCGACCTGGTCGGAGCACGCCCTTGCGGAGGCACTTCGTTCGGGCGAGGTGTGGGTAAACCCCATCGTGTACGCAGAAGTTTCGCTGGCGTTCGCATCGATCTCCGCGCAGGACGCGGCATTGCCACCGGACACTTTGCGCCGTGCGCCCGTGCCTTTTGCGGCCGGGTTCCTCGCCGCTCGAGCCCACCAGGCCTACCGGAATCGTGGGGGCACCCGCGCCACGACGCTGCCGGATTTCTTCATCGGAGCACATGCCGTCGTCGACCGGCTCACCCTGGTCACGAGAGATGCTCGTCGGTACCGTACGGCGTTCCCCGGCCTCGCACTCGTGGCGCCCGATCGCGATGCGTGACGGAGCCAGTTAGAACCGGTGAAATTCGCGACAGGCCGCTCGGGGCGACTGTGGTCACCCCCAGGCAGCGGATGCGGCGTGTCGCCAAAACAAAAGGACCGGTCCTACCCCGGCGTAGCGCGGTTCTCAGACTTTGGTGAGCAGGGCGTGCTCGTTGGTGCTCCACGACTGATTCAAGTTGTCCGTGAAGGTCATACCCGTCACTTGATACTTCGACGTGTTCATGTACGGGCGCAGGGATTTGTCGTCGGATTTCACGGCAACGGGAAAGTCCCAGGTGAAATTGCTGGTGCCGGGGCTGGCCACGAAATACTCCCCAGGCGGCAACACCGTGAGAGCAATGGGACGGTCGACGGGCTTCTCATGCATCACCGCGCTGATCGCCACGTCGTGGAACATGGAACCGGACGTGTTCGAAACCATGACGCCGTAAACCCGGGGCGTGGCGTCCGGGTTGGACACGGTCCACGCCGTGAGCCCCGACGCCTGCGCCTTGGATTCGCGCACCTGCTCCGCCGCACGTTTGCGACGGTCCAACAGGAGCTGAACCGCGGCGAGGCCGATGGCCGCCGTTGTGATCCACGTCGGAAGATCGCCCGCCCACAGTGGCCATTCCGCCATTTTGCTACCCCCAGATCATTGCGGCCCGGTTCTCGGCCGCGCACCACACCGTATCGAGAAACCCGCGCGGCCCGTTGGGGGTCAGACAGCGCCCGCAGTCCTAAAACCGGTGGAATTCGCGACACGCCGCTCAGGGTGGCGGGGGTGACCCCAGGCAGCGGATGCAGCGTGTTGCGAGAATCACCGGTTTTGCGCGCGGGCGGGGTGTGGAGCGCGCCCCGGGTGTTCCCTCGTGTCGGTGGGGTACTGCATGATTATGGAGGGAGTTCCGACAAGCCGAGGGAGGTGAGTGCGTGTCAGTAGTGAGCCAGACGCACGCGCTTCGCCAGCTCGTTGAAACGGATGCCACATGGCGCCTCCTGCGCGCCGACAACGCTCCGGTGATCGCTGCGCTCCTGAGCGAGCACCTCGGCGGCGAGAACCGCCGCCTTCCCGCCGAGGAACTCTACGAACGCGTGGACCACGACCTCGACGCCCTGCGCGCCCACGGGCTCGACCTGCCGCAGAGTGGGCAGGGCTACTGCGCTGAATGGCGCAAGTCAGGGTTTCTCACCCGGCGCCCGGCCGAAGAGGCCCGCGGTGAGACCTTCGAGCTCGCTCCCGGTGCGCTCGCCGCCATCCGCATCCTCGAGCAACTCGAAGCGCCGCGGCAGACCGTCACCGAATCGCGGCTGGCGAGCATCGGCGTGCAACTCGGTCAGCTCGCCATCGAAACCGACCCCGACGCCACCCGACGCCTCGAGCAGCTGCATGCGCAGCGCGACCGCCTCGATGCTCAGATCGAACGCATCCAGGCCGGAGAACTCGACACCCTCGACCCCGCCCGCGCGCTCGAGCGGGTGCGCGACATCCTCGCGCAGGCTGAGGAGATCCCCTCTGACTTCGCCAGGGTGCGCGCCGAATTCGAGAACCTCAACCGCGACCTGCGCGCCCGCATCGTGGAATCCGACGACACTCAGCGCAGCGTGCTCGACGAGGTGTTTCGTGGCGTCGACCTGATCGCCGACTCCGACGAGGGCCGCAGTTTCGCGGGATTCTCCGCGCTCGTGCTCGACCCCGCCGTGGGCGCCGCCTTCGACGACGACATCGCCCGGGTGCTCACCCGCGACTTCACAGCCCAACTCACCCCGGCGCAGCGTCGCTATCTGCGCCGGTTCATCGGCACGCTCAAAGACCACAGCGGCGAGATCCACGAGGTGATCACCACCTTCGCTCGAGGTCTTCGCCGCTACGTGCAGTCGCAGGACTACCAGCGCGACCGCGTGCTGCGCGGCCTGGTACGTAAGGCCCTCGCTGCCGGCGTCGATGCGTCTACCCACATCAAGCCGTACCAGCCCACGGGCCTGCACCTCGATCTGTCGGCCGTCGCGCTCGGCAGCATCGGCGGCATCCGCTTTCATGACCCCGCAGACCTCGATGCCACCGAGCCCATCGTGGAGCATGTGCCGGGCATTGCGGACCTCGCCGCGCTGCGCGCCCTCGCTCGCGAGACGGAGATCGACTTCGCCGAGCTCATCACGAACGTGAATGCCCTGCTCGCCGGGGCCTCAGAGTGCACCGTGGCCGAGGTGCTCGCGCGGCACCCGGCGACCCAGGGCGTGGCCAGCGTCGTGGGGCTGCTCACGCTCGCCGCCAACCAGGGAGTTGCCGTCGACGGTATCGAAACCGTGCATTGGACGGGCGTCGACCACCCTCCGCGC is a genomic window containing:
- a CDS encoding plasmid pRiA4b ORF-3 family protein, whose protein sequence is MWRRLTLLSDLTLDVFHDVLQTASGWTDSHLHRFTLPGEPFGHHTQGILTPFDVEEGDEGTLESELRIDQLLAESGDSLLYTYDFGDQWAHTIMFEEMLPLTTRSSGTPPGRWACTGSSTRSMSTRSTAASNAWPGLRRRSSGCVSTQSPLALLIAGVGEQAQEHALWRSFANMYYHAR
- a CDS encoding AbrB/MazE/SpoVT family DNA-binding domain-containing protein, producing MRITSKGQVTIPQWIRERHGLMPQTDVDFTERDGMVILAPAATASKPDRADQLLERLRGSAQKSLTTDEIMHLTRAYDDD
- a CDS encoding type II toxin-antitoxin system VapC family toxin, which translates into the protein MTESRGFLVDSNVLLDIITRDPVWSTWSEHALAEALRSGEVWVNPIVYAEVSLAFASISAQDAALPPDTLRRAPVPFAAGFLAARAHQAYRNRGGTRATTLPDFFIGAHAVVDRLTLVTRDARRYRTAFPGLALVAPDRDA
- a CDS encoding DUF3375 domain-containing protein, producing MSVVSQTHALRQLVETDATWRLLRADNAPVIAALLSEHLGGENRRLPAEELYERVDHDLDALRAHGLDLPQSGQGYCAEWRKSGFLTRRPAEEARGETFELAPGALAAIRILEQLEAPRQTVTESRLASIGVQLGQLAIETDPDATRRLEQLHAQRDRLDAQIERIQAGELDTLDPARALERVRDILAQAEEIPSDFARVRAEFENLNRDLRARIVESDDTQRSVLDEVFRGVDLIADSDEGRSFAGFSALVLDPAVGAAFDDDIARVLTRDFTAQLTPAQRRYLRRFIGTLKDHSGEIHEVITTFARGLRRYVQSQDYQRDRVLRGLVRKALAAGVDASTHIKPYQPTGLHLDLSAVALGSIGGIRFHDPADLDATEPIVEHVPGIADLAALRALARETEIDFAELITNVNALLAGASECTVAEVLARHPATQGVASVVGLLTLAANQGVAVDGIETVHWTGVDHPPRAADIPIHRFTGRLL